The sequence below is a genomic window from Nicotiana tomentosiformis chromosome 6, ASM39032v3, whole genome shotgun sequence.
aaacctattttgtattaaaacgggcagcatctcccctataatatgcccttcctccaacttcaagataacaccaacaatacaaggacagaacaataacaacatatatacatcattttccagccctatatacaccatcaaatactacaaaacagcccaacacaccccaatctcttcgtacacaaaacgaccaccgtagtagtgtcaaacgacccgaaaatgttatgacgaacgaccagccaaccaccctacatttatatggtgtttataaacccccttcctcctccaaaactccacaaaatagtaataaaacacgcagcccaacagcaacacaaaacagtccacaaaacagtccgctacaagtgaataactcgaactcacggcttccgatcaccatcccgtgagttcttacaagtatagatcgacttaccatgaatttacagaagaaaaaatggatgaaagagagcagtaaactcaccttatttgttggataactcagctcctatcttggttcttcaaactctaagttttacctccaattggaacttgaaagggagagaaaatcaattagggtttgtgggaaatttttgggaggattctttgcagagcttatgtctggttattatgctctattttaagtctaatatatgaagaaaataggcccttaaaaggcctctttggacgacccgaaatggcccatttttgggctttcatttaagcaagtaggtgacacacctacttgtcacctagcagcttgcgcagtatcgcaaaaatgcacatatctctctactccgatgtcgtattgacaaatggtttaatgcgttggaaaatagactcatagatctttaatttgatgtgtggaacacaccataactctaagtatattgggagaaaattgcagttacatttgacccaaagtttcagtaaaacttatgaatgtaacttgtgatgactttcatcgacttttgttccacaactcgcttgacttaaaaacataacacacggatgtaatacgactaatataaatcataacataatctctttatcatgttaatcaccctagtctcaccccaaaggtacatgttataacattcccaacttgtcgactttcgatgaaacattgttttatttaattgctttagcttctgaactgtccaaccctctttgtacttgttgttcatgatcttcaatatttgtaacctcagaggtaacatgattaacttactttatatacttttaaatattatctcatttttttgtcctacattagtttacttacgacgcatttttacatacgaaaatatagggtgtaacaacaacccagggaagatccatcccggaacatatacatcactgactataagtcacctagTACCGAGGAAAGGTCAATCCacccctgtggagaagatccatctccaggttcaCACTCTCAAATAATCAACCACTCAGTACTGTAAATGgtccatacggcccagggaagatccatcccgcaacatatacatcactgactataagtcacccagtaccgaggaaaggccaatccagccctataGAGAAGATCCATATccatataatatcaaccgcgctcactaggggtgtgtgtagactccggaggggctccttcagcccaagcgctatcaaaTATCAGTAAAACCactatggcgtgcaacccgatcccataaatgtcactcatactCAGGcactcggccttactcagtcattaatctctctagtctctctttcacgggctcacaatgtcatgatactagcccgaaagcaataatatgatgcaacaataaataacaacagagactacgatgagatatgaaatgaataaatttgactgagtatgaaatatcaatgaaatcagtaagacaacaacaagaaacgaccactatgggtcccaacaatatACGCATAAAGCctagacatgatatctagcatgagtggcagttcaattactttatcacatgatgaaaacacggatatcaacaagctAAAACCACTACGGTGCCATGCAGTCAACCAAGTCAtaattctcatggtgcacgcctgcacgcccgtcacttggcatgtacatcacctcaataccaatcacataacacataattcggggtttcgaaccctcaaaaccaagtttgaaagtgttacttacctcaatccgggctaaatgctactccaaaatgcccttgcctctcaaatccgtctccaaacgtcccgaatatAGACACAAGCGGTTCAATTCAATTAATATCGGCTAAAGGAATTatttcacaagaaaaatatgaaattatagccaaaatccaaaatcggcccAAACTCGTCCcttgggcccatgtctcgaaatctgacaaacaCAAGATCCGAAATCTTACCCAttcacgagcccaaccataccaaattcatcaaaattcgactccaattggtcattcaaatcctcaaaaccaactctccaaattcctagcctcaaatACCCAATTTACACCTCACAAACACACCATCTAGTtggaaaatcagtggggaaacataattattgaagaacaatCAAGACAAGAAATttacctcaagaattccactTGAAAAGCCCTCTCACAATCTCTAAATctgagctcaaaatgatgaaatgaagccaaaaatcCCGGACCCCGCtgatataggttctgcccaggcacttccgcacctgcagagcctgggctcgcacctgggCGCCCACTGGTGCAAAAAatctgggcgcacctgcgaaaatgaCTAACCCCGGCTTCCTCCGCTCCTGCGACCCATGGTCCGCATGTGCGCTATCGCAGGTACGGAGAAATCATCGCACTTGCGACCCCTGCTAGTCTCCACCCTTTCAGCACCTACGCTCAACCTGCTGCACCTGTGGCATCGCATCCGCAATCTTCTCTCTGCAGGTGTGGTCACACCAGCAGCTCTCAGACTTCAACAACTTCTCAAATcccattccaagtccgttaaccacccgaaatcaacccgagggcccccgaaacctcaaccaaacatacaaacaagtcttataacattatacgaacttagtcgaatcttcaaatcacctccaacaacatcgaaaacagtaattacacacggattcaagactaagaaacttcaaaattttcaaattctccAAACAACGACAAAACCTGTCAAATAacgtctaattgacctcaaattttgcacacaagtcatacatgacCCCACGGACATACTGCAACTTCTGGAATCAaagtccgaccccgatatcaaaaagtcaacccccagtcaaacttcccaaaaattcaattttcgccatttcaagcctaatcccactacggacctccaaataatttttcagacacgcttctaagtctaaaatcaccatacggagctgctggaatcatcagaattcaaatccaggtcatttacacatatatcgacatctggtcaacttttccagcttaagctttccatttaagatactaagtgtctcatttcacatTGAATAcactctggacccgaaccaactaacctgataagtcatataacagctataaagcataaatggagcagtaaatgtgggaacggggctacaactctcgaaacgaccggtcgggtcgttacaacaaggAACATGAAGTCATATTATCTCAAAATGAAAATGCTATCATCATTAAGCTAACAGTGTCAATACATAGACTTCATAAAGGGGGTAGGGATACTATCGCTTTGGAAAATTGTCGAGCAGGTTAAGGGTAGTATTTCAAACATAATGGAGCTTAGTTTTAACAACTTAGAATACCAGAACATTGAATAAGGCCTCATGACTTAGGCCAGACTTGTGATGAACATCAAAATGTATATAGAGATAGTACATGAACTTAGTATGCTTAAATCATGTTCATATAGTGTGATCAACTAACTACAAGCTCATCAGAAGGTTAAATGACCTCTGAAGTATCAAAGAAAGCATGCTAAAGGAGAGGATAAGTTCAAATATCATAAACCAACATTCCCAAGCCAAGACAACAGCCTCACGGACTCACATTTGGTAAGCGTAAGTATCAAATAGACTACTACAAACACAAATGATACTTAAGGCAGAATGACAATGCTTAACAGAACATCAAGGAATCCTGAAGATAGTAGATACTAGGATAGCTCAAGAACTATTAGACTTTTCTTAAGTTAACAACAGGGACAGGTCACCAAATATTCATTAAGATAGCAAACCAAAAAAAGTTCAATTTAATAGCATAAGACCCAAAGCATCAAGCTTGAGCAGTGGAAGAACTCAGAAACGAAAAGAAATCTAGGAATCAACAAGAAGCTTAAACTTTTATGAAATCGTAGTGTTGCTTTTCTGTGTTCATGTTCGGTCTGTTAGGTGAGTACACTGAAGGCTCTATTTATTATGCATTCAATGCCCCAGGGTTTCAAAGGATTCAAAATGATAGTGGAAATTGACTAAGCTTATATGATGCAAGCAAACGAGTGAAAATTGAAGAAAttagggggagggggaggggaaaTCATGGGGGGGTCATGAGAAGATTTACCTAAGTAGGGAAGGCTGACCGTTGAAGGAAAAACCCGTCGGTCAAAGCTCGAATGTctagaggtcattgcatttgacctctggacCTTGAATAATCATAATGAGGCTTCGAGATATGctcatgcatgctccgatttgacaGAGCATAAAAGAAATCTTGGAGACTTGAGGTTTCATCTTAGAGTCTAGGGTTTTGAATTTGGGGTTTTTGAATCTAATCAGTGAAAATGGAAAGTGAATCGCAGGCCTCATAGCCTAGGGACAAAGCTAATGATTCTGCAAGTTTGAATTTGAAAGAACGACGACGAAGCATGTGCTTCAATTTTACTGTCCATGTCTAGTATTTCAGATTTGAAGAACAAAAGGGAAAGATCAACAGGATTCTACGATGAGGAAGCGGGGAAGGATGATTTGATAAGGGATTTTGTGACCTTGCACTGATTTGTGCAAGGTTCCATGACTGATGGAGGTTGAAGGgaagagagaaaagagagagtttAGGGAAAGAGAGGCAGTCGGTCTTGGGAGGAAATTATTAGGGTTGGGGGTTGACTCCAGGTTTAAAACGGGAGATGCAACGGGAGCTGTTGGATCATTGTGATCAACGGCTCCGATATTTCGGAGATAAAAATATTTAATGGAAATAACGAACGACCGTTGGTTGTCTTTTAATCCAAAGGCAAAGATAAATCACTGATAGATAttgaaataaaaggaaaagattaGTTTAATTGTGGACCGTTGATTATTTGGATCAGCGGTCCAGACGAAGTGTGTTTTTTGTGTGAGTGCTTAAGAGCGATGATGTGGCACTTCGTTATTGGCTTAAACGAGATAGCCTGGATTGCCAATGTGGATGGGAGGGGTAATTTTTGGACTGGGTCAGGTGAGATTGGGCTTATGTTTTGGGCTGAAATTGATTTAAAGAATGGCCAATTTGTGTTTAATAAAAAATTACAATTATAGCCTTTAGCCTCTTTTGATccctttattaattaaattaaataagcttaataattttcaataaaattcagtaaaattttagttattatatACATTACTAACTGTTTAATTAATGTTTTACAAATACTTCATTTTTTGAATTATAGCATTAATTTCAAATTATTAACATTGTAgtctaattaactagaaattaaagagtaattcgtcaaattaattataaggcctatgtgatgtatataaaagttattataataatcttaaaatagtaagtacattcgtaattacataatactaatacTAACTGATTAAAttcaaaactaatacttaattaatttacaGAAATAagtatttattgatagaaaatactttcaaaatacttattgtaaattattaagtataaataaactaattttaaaagggagggtcaaaattggctgtcaacagctgcccctctttgaacggagacgatgaaagaattttcggacaaagaaattgaaccaaagccaattttaTCCCGACTTTAGGCATGCATTGCACGAATGGCACGAAGATTATAAATTGTAGGACTGAGAGTGAAGGAAGATTCTTGGAGGATTTAGGGAAGAAATTTGGAGCTACTGGGGCCGAATTTTTGGTTTGAATTACTTACATACCTCGGGTTTAACaaggatcaggcctcatgtagttctggagtgaAGATTATTTTGAGGATGAGATACTCGCAGAAACTGCCCCACTATCGTATTATGACGATACGGTGAGACGGAGGATTGGACACTCATGATAGCTTGAATTTTGCGGATTgacttgaaggatttgaaaattttgaatccTTGGCCCATTGATGAGTTTGATGTCCTCATTGTGTTGTAGTTTGGTTTGCTGCTTAGAAATAGTTCCACATTGCGATATTTGTTCCTGCAAAATAAATGAAATACATGCATACCCATATATTGCAATGTAGAATATATTAAGGTGCGATGTAGATGATGCAGGAATGATAATGCATGGCTGCCGGCGAGCCGTTACTTGGGATCGGGACAATAGGATACTTGAGATTGATTCGATTTATTAGTCGGGCTGTGTACCATTCCACAGATGTCGGGGCATTTGAAAATTGTCTCTGCTTTTTGGGAGAGCTTAATTTGTATagtgcgtctccgcttgttgggagagctttgcactgggAAATATCTCcccttgttgggagagcttgatttgtaaagtgcatctccgcttgttgggagagctttgcagtaaaatataaaatgatcTTCGCTTGGCAGCGATTGACTAAAACTGCAATCATGCCTAAAGCTATATGAGCAAAACGTCAAAACATTCAAAGTGATAGCAAAGGAAAAtaaaagcatgcccaagagatactcttgactatGAAGTTAAGTTGCGGCCATTGATTGGCAGAACATCGGTGACGAGGTTTGCGACTGTCTATTCTGGCATCCGTTGCAGTGGAGCGACGATGCAGATTGTTTTATTGGTAAAGTgaacagtttgctatatacaaaaCTCCGGTTGGCGAAGCCGACGTTTGATTTATACAGGGCGCTCCGATCGATTGAGCTGACAATTTGCTATATAAGGGACTTCAATTGGTGCAGTCGACAACTCATTTGTACAAGGTGCTTCAATTAGTTGTGCAggcggtttgctatatacagggcttCAATTGGTGAAGCTGACGGCTCATTTGTACAAGGTACTCCAATTGTTTTAATAGGCGGTTTGCTATGTATAGGGTTATCTTGTATCAGCAGTCTGACTCTAAGGTACCTACAAAGCATTCAAAGATTAGCCGTAGTTGTACCAGAAAAATTCAAGTATAGGAGAAAGAGAGATAATCTTAGGAAGGTGGCAGATCTGTCGTTTGCCCCAGTGTGGTCTCAATGCTTCCTTTCTTCCTGTTGACCATGCACTCAAAGAAAAATTATTAGTGGGAGCGGGGGAAGTTGGTTTATGTCGACCATAGTATCGATTTTGCCCCGGCCCTTGATATGGCTACGCCATAAAGTTCGGTAGGTGGAACAAGTTACTGTATtttagaaaacattttgaaaattcTATTTTAAAGTAAGTGTCGTCGTTACGGATTATGACATGCTACAAAAGGTTCTCCAAACGCGAGTGTCACTTCTTGAAAACTCTATCATGCTGATGTCGATCCTTCATGATGCTTTGACAATGCGGTTGCTTGCCATTGCAACTGCATCCTAATTCGAATTATTGCATTACCAAGGtttttcctaaggttatgaccaAACCCTTTCAGGTTGTCTATGTATCCAAAATGAAATCAGGTCTGAACGTAGTTTGTGGATGATGATAAAAACATAATGTAATTGACCGAGCCAGACTCAGgtagcctacgtatccaaatggaattagGTCAAGacatagttcaattacaatagatgcaaaatgatgagattaagaatgaaatggccgagtctgactcagactacctacgtatccaaatggaattagGCCAAAATGTAGTTTAATTACAAAAGACGACTGAATCCGCTgatgattgcctacgtattcctctATAAGGAAATCAAGTCGGCATAGTTCCAGAGTAACATACAAAAATGATGTCTAGAATTTCTATTACaaaaaaaaggagagagagaaactgaaccctacgtgggttgcctacgtatccctccatgggaagtcaggttgaacgtagttctgttacaGCAAAACCTAACTGTCTTCAAACATAGTATATCTTGATTGCGTATGTGTTGATGGGCTTCGTGTTGATTATTTCATCAATATTTTccaagattagagctccaccaGACAGTAATCTTCAAGACCAACTGCCCCAGTGCGAACTGGCGAGGCTTCACTGTCTTGTTAAATGCATTGGCCATCTTGTTCTAATATAGCTGACCATGGCATACTCCATCCATTCTTTTtcgtcaatgagcatgagttgctcctCTCTAACCCGTATCCACTCTCAGTCGTCCCTTAAAGATGGTATTTCGACCTCTGCGGGTATCACAACTTCATTTCCGTATACTAACATGTACGACATTGCCccagtggatgttctcatggtggtCTGATAATCCAGTAAGATGAAAGATAGTTTCTCGTGGCATTGCCTGtaattgtccactatctttcgtagaatcctcttgatattcttgttggctgccTCAACCGCCACATTTATTTGTGGTCTGTAGGCTATGGAATTGGGGTGGACGATTCTAAACTTCTCACAGATTTATCTCATAAGATCGCTGTTGAGGTTAGCGGCATTGTGAGTAATGATATACTCTAGTATTCCAAATCTGCAGATGATGTTGTTCCGAACGAAATCTGCCACTACCTTCTTTGTTGGCCTTGTAAGTATATGCCTCGATTCATTTGGTAAAATAGTCGATAGCTACCAAGATGAAGAGATGCCCATTTGATGTCGCGggctctataggtccaatcacgTCCATGCCCCAAGAGGCGAATGGCCAGGGGGAACCCATCAAATTTAATTCATTCGGCGGAACCCTCTTCACATAGCGAATACTATcactttccatagtcatccaaaagtatccagctctcaagatcttcttggctaatgtgaaccCATTCATGTAGGGTACGCACGTTGTtgcatgtatttcttccaatAACCTGGTTGCCTCGGCAGCATCCACACATCTTAACAAACCTAAATCCGGGGTCCTCCTGTACAGGACTTCCCCGTTGAGGAAAATATGGTTTGCCAACCTCCTGAGGGCTCACAtttgaccattagtagcattCTATGGGTATTCCTTGGTTGCAAGGAATTTTTTGATGTCGtgataccatggtttaccatcTGGTTATTCATCTACATGGAAGTGATAGGCATGTTGATCCCTGATCTCTACCTCGATATGGTCATTGTAGTTCTTGTCTAGATGCTGAATCATAGATGATAGAGTTGCAAGGGCGTCAGCGAACTCATTGTGAATCTTGGGGacgtgcttgaactcaatctttgtgaaCTTTTTGCATAGCTCCTTCACACAGTGCATGTATGGAggtatcttgacattcttggtggaccattccccttggacttggtgtatcaaCTGATCGGAACCCCCTATGATCAAATgttctttgatgttcatgtcgactGCCATTTTGATCCCAAGGATGCACGCTTCATATTcaaccatattattggtacaagggaatcttatctttgccgaTGCTAGATAGTGTTTACCTGATTCCAAAATTAGGACTGCCCCAATTCTGACTCCTTTGAAGTTTTCTGCTCTAtcaaaaaacattctccatccaggGTACGATTCTACAATATCATCTCCAGCAAATAATActtcttcatcgggaaaatacgtaGTGAGTGTCTCGTAATCCCCATCCACAGGATTCTCTGCGAGGTGGTCGGCTAAAGCTTGCCCCTTGATAGCcttctgagttatgtacacaatATCAAATTCGCTAAGGAGAATTTGCCATTTAGGTAGCTTTCCGGTAGGCATCGGCTTCTAGAAGATATACTTAAGTGGGTCGAGCCAAATATATCAGATGAGTAGTGTATGCTGACATATAATACCTTATTTTTTGGGCAATCCGAGTCAGAGCACAACAAGTGCATTCTATCAAAGTATACCTGGCCTCGCATGGCGTGCacttcttacttaagtagtagatggcctgctcctttctcccaGTTTCGTCATGCTATCCCAACACACAGTCGAAGGCGTTATCCAGGACCGACAGATATAGTAACAATGGATTCTCGGGCTCCGGGGAACCAGCACTAGTGGATTTGATAGATTTGTTTTttctgtcgaaggctttctggcactcttcTGTCCATTTTGTAGCAAAATCATTATTCAGCAACTTAAAAATGGGTTCACAAATTATCGTGGACTGAGCTATGAAGCGACTCATGTAATTCAATCTACCCAGTAAACGCATTACATATTTCTTACTCTTTGGTGGTGGCAATTCctgaatggccttgatttttgatgggtccagTTCTATCGCCTTCCTTCTTACAATGAAGCCCAATAGTTTTCTAGCAGGGACTCGGTACGCGCACTTTGCCGGGTTCAATTTCAAACTGTACCTTCGCAGGCATTTGAAATTTTTCCTCAAATCATCCAACTTCTCTGAACTCTTTTGagacttgatgatgacatcatccacatacacttcaatctccttatgaatcatgtcatgaaaaagggtcgccatggccctcatgtaggtcgCACCGGCGTTCTTGAGACCGAACGGCATGACCCTATAGCAGTAAACTCCCCAAGGTGTGGTGAAGGTTGTCTTCTCTACATCTTCCTCATGCATCAATATTTGGTGATGCGGAGAGTCAAAAAAAACCCAGCCTTGGAAGTGAAGAAGGCGTGATAGAAACTAGAATCAACATTCATCTAGAAGCCGAGCAGAAGGAAAAACTGGTTGAGGTCCTCCGACAATACATCAATATGTTCgcatggtcatatgatgacatgcTGGGATTAAGCACTGACATTGTCTCGCATCGGTCCAGACGAAGTGTGTTTCTTGTGTGAGTGCGTGAGAGCGATGATGTGGCACTTTGTTATTGGCTTAAACGAGATAGTATGGATTGCCAAGGTGGATGGGAGGGGTAATTTTTGGACTGGGTCAGGTGAGATTGGGCTTATGTTTTGGGCTGAAATTGATTTAAAGAATGGCCAATTTGTGTTTAATAGAAAATTATAATTATAGCCTTTAGCCTCTTTTGatcccttttataattaaattaaataagcttaataattttcaataaaatgcagtaaaattataattattatatacatTACTAACTATTTTAATTAATTGTttataaatacttcatttttTGAATTATAACATTAATGTTAAATTATTAACATAGTAGTCTAATTAACTAGAAACCAAGGAGTAATTCAACAAATTAATTATAAGACCTATGTGATgtatataaaagttattttaataatcttaaaagagtaagtatatttgtaattatataaTACTGATACTAAGTAATAAATATCAAAACTAATACATAACTAATTTGCAGAAATAAGTATTTATTGatggaaaatactttcaaaatactTATTGTAaactattaagtataaataatttaattttaaaagggagggtagAAATTGTCTGTCAACAAgcgttattgtggatcgggttgcgcgccgcagcaggccatattggctttatgaCTATtgtgtggatcgggctgcacgccgcagcaggccttgtAGGCTTTatatattagtgcttgggcatgatctgccccttcggagtctgacataccagcagtgagcataAGCACCGTGATATATATACACGCGCTTTGTGAGGGTCATTGATATTAGGCACTCGTACAGTAATGAGTGATTTTGTGTGTGTTGAGTAGGCATTAGTAGACATCTGGATTATTCTGAGAGAGTTGAGTGCTGGGGAatatcaccgtgaaatcattcatCTGACATGCATATCTGACaagtaggcatagagatgtaacattcttcATGCTAGCTGTTATTGACATGTTCCTATCAGTGTTGGggctttaattgttgaacttgaaagcatgatTAAATTTCTGTAACATGAATGAGCTGATTATGATAATTTCTCTGAGTTGTTTATTGTTTCTATCATCATTAAACCTGTGTTTTCATTATATTGGACTCTGACTATCTTattttgagctcgtcactgcttttagcccaaggttagttctgttacttattgagtacatggagtcggttgtactcatactacactctatacttcgtgtgcatatccaggtacatcTGAACATGGGGATTTCTAGATCTGTGCTAGTAcctgcttggagacttcaaggaagCTTCtatgacgtccgcagaccttaactctctatcattttattttcttcagtACTGTTCTATTACTCAGCCATTTTGTACTAGAGTTTTTGGTTTATGTTGATACTTAGTAGTGCTCATGTATTCTTTGATACCAGATTCTTTTGGGGATGGTTGTAGTagtattttagttatttttatcAGATATTTATGAGATTCTGCTATTGAGCTTATTAAAACATATTTATTCAAATGTTTAGCTGTTATGTGATTGTcaacttgcctagcaagtgtgttaggcgctatcacgacaagTTGAGATTTTGGCCATGAAAATACCGTGTTTTCTCCACTTGTATGACTAtgtgagctattattcatgctagaaatcgtGTCAAGGCTATTTGCTTATCCGTTGAGACATCATAAGACCCTTTTTCTATGTTGAGCCTTTTTTTCTTAACCATCGTCATGTTTTTCAGTTATGATATTATATCTGCGTGCTATATCACTGTCTTTGTGCACTTTTTAAATGTTATCTCAGATGTTGTTAGTGTCCTTGTGTGTGACACGGGTTTGAGATAAGTTGTGGCTTGTTGATATATATTTCATGCAGTATATTGATTGTGATATTGTGACATGGTGGCATATTAAGACTTAAGGTTGTTGATGATTGATTTTGGGTCATGGAGCCACATTGAGCGCATTGATA
It includes:
- the LOC138893965 gene encoding uncharacterized protein — its product is MPTGKLPKWQILLSEFDIVYITQKAIKGQALADHLAENPVDGDYETLTTYFPDEEVLFAGDDIVESYPGWRMFFDRAENFKGVRIGAVLILESGKHYLASAKIRFPCTNNMVEYEACILGIKMAVDMNIKEHLIIGGSDQLIHQVQGEWSTKNVKIPPYMHCVKELCKKFTKIEFKHVPKIHNEFADALATLSSMIQHLDKNYNDHIEVEIRDQHAYHFHVDE